One genomic window of Candidatus Glassbacteria bacterium includes the following:
- a CDS encoding metal-dependent transcriptional regulator, with protein sequence MAAAESLSASLEDYLEAIFQIIRRKQAVRAKDIAKDLGVSSSSVTGALHSLADRRLINYAPYDVITLTEKGLAIAEDVVRRHEALREFFIKVLSVGEAEADEAACRMEHSLQPPLLERLVLFAKFVETCPRLELKWVEKFGYHCNNGVKRDECEMCISLTLAETRMKVSQE encoded by the coding sequence ATGGCAGCAGCCGAGTCACTCAGCGCCAGCCTGGAAGACTACCTGGAGGCAATCTTCCAGATAATCCGGCGCAAACAGGCGGTCAGGGCCAAGGACATCGCGAAAGATCTCGGCGTCAGCAGCTCGTCGGTGACCGGCGCGCTGCATTCGCTGGCTGACCGGCGGCTGATCAACTACGCCCCCTACGATGTGATCACCCTGACCGAAAAAGGTTTGGCGATAGCTGAGGACGTGGTCCGCCGGCACGAGGCGTTGCGCGAGTTCTTCATCAAGGTTTTGTCGGTCGGCGAGGCCGAGGCCGATGAGGCCGCCTGCCGGATGGAGCATTCGCTCCAGCCGCCGCTGCTCGAGAGGCTGGTCCTGTTCGCCAAGTTCGTGGAGACCTGTCCTCGACTTGAGCTGAAATGGGTGGAAAAATTCGGGTACCATTGCAATAACGGAGTCAAGCGGGATGAATGCGAAATGTGCATTTCCCTGACCCTGGCCGAAACAAGAATGAAAGTATCTCAAGAATGA